The nucleotide window TCCGTGTCTGCTAGTGGCCATGGTAAACAGCTGGGATTAAAACGAGTGTGTTAATTTAATAGGTATTTTCTCAAGGGACACTAACCAATAGGCTCTGTCAGCCAAGGGCTCTCTCTCATAGAAACCATGCCAATTTCTCTGTGAAACACAGTTACTGTCCTAACCCCTGAAGTCAGAAGTGCACGCACCCAATTTCCAGTAGCCCTGGGGCCAGGAAGCCAAAAATTACACCTCCAAGCAAGCATTCTCCCACACTGCCGCACAGCTGCCACACACAGAGAGACTCTCATTTAAACTGTGTACCCTTCAACCCCACGTACGATCGTCATTAATGATTTCAAATTACAACTGTTGCTTTCTCCCAAAACAGTGATAAATAGAGGAGCTACTCTCAAAATGCTGTTCTTTTAAGTCATTTATTTGCTCTCCTCTCGGGGGCAAAAAGATTTGTTGAGACAAGTGTGAACCTGCCAGAGCTTCTTATTATAGATGCAGCCCcgcttccctccctcttttccactccagtaccctttcCTCTCTGGGTTTCCTGAACTGAGGCACAGGCCTCTGGTAAGGAACTGCAAGTGGCTCCTTATCAAAACTAGGAGGGATTCACCGGACAGTGGGGTGAGTCAGCCGACAGAGGAAAAAACCACTCCCTTATCCTAGCAGGTCAACAATAAGTCGGgtttcagaaagggaaaaagtctGAGTAGGGTGGTAAACCCATTCCAATTCCAGAGCATCCGCACACACGTCAAGAGGGAACAAACAACGCGTGCTGCCTCACCGGAGGTGTGGGCAGGCGAATGCATGCTTCTGTGCAGGGACAGCCTATATATGGGCGAGACATCAGTGGCAGAGAAGGGAGACCCACCACGCTTGACAAAACCACAAGTATTACGACTTGAAATATCACCCGCAGGGTACCGGCTTCGTTGCCAAAATCTCCCCGGATTTATTTTCAGGCAAGTGACTCACAGTCTCGTCTCCATAAGTAATTCCATTAAAATGAGTCGCCAGTTCCACTAACCCGACTTTCCGTTGCCCTCTGtctgcccctccctcctctccgcCCATCCTGCAATCCCAGACAGCTCAGAGACTGAGCAACCATACCCTCGGGAAGCAGAAGGCAGCCTCACCGGCCCGGCCCCCACCCTCGCGGCAGAATGAATGGGGCCGGCGGCTGGCGCGAGCGCGGGGAGGGAGCGTGCGGGCCGTGCGCGGGGTGGGTACGTGTGTGCGCGCGTGAGCACGCACCCCGGCCAACTTACGGAGGTGGAGTTGGTCCTCGCCTGGCCTTGGTTCCGCACCTCCTGCTCCCGAAACTGCAACCCGGCCAGATGCTTCTCCAGCGCCTCCCAGTCCATAGGGGGAACCGGGGGCTCCTCAGGGACGCACGTCCCGCTGTCCGTGGGCTGAAGGCAGAGGCCCCTGGCCGCCGGGCCCCGGCCGCCGCGCCGGCCCCCTGCCGGCTGGGGCTTCTGGACCGCCCGGCGCGGGGCCCGGGAGCCGCTCGGCCGGCCGGCCACCACCACGTTGCCATTGTGCCTGAGGTCCTGGGGCTCTTGCGGGTGGAGGTTGCCGTTGGGCACCGGGGGCGGCATGGCGGTGGTGGAGCTCCTGCCCCCGCCGCTGCGGGTCCCGGCGCTCACGTCCCCCGGCTCCCGGGCCGGACAGCGGTCATCCCTGTACCCTCGCTCGTGGCGCccgtcctcctcttccttctcttctccgtCCTCCTCCGGCGCCCACTCATCAATCACCTTCTTCTGGTAGACCGGGAAGGGCTCCTCATAGTCCTCCAGGGCAGACACCAAGTCCAGGCTGCCCCCCGGCGACGACGAGGATTTGCACTCGGAGCAAGGGGTCACTTTGGTGGAGTTGGACTGCGAACTGGCgcggctgctgttgctgctgctgctgccggcGTCACTGCCTAGATCCATCCCATCCTCTCGGTAATCCTggggggaggaggcagagagagtgAGCCGCTGGCCGAGCCTGCTCcggccgcccgccgcccgccgcgaACGCCCCGGCCCAGTAGTGCCCCGCGCCCGCCAGGCTGGAGGTGCGCCCCCGAGAAGGCGTCGGGGTGGGAGCCGGCACCAGCTAGAGGCTTCCCTCATCGCATCCCTTCCCCTGCGACGAGCGGATTTCCTCCGGGCAACTGACCCTCAAATCAGCAAACGGGGTGCCCAGGCGCTGGCGCGCAGACTTTTCATAACAGGGGCCCCTAGGCGCGCGTGGACTTTTTTAACCATTTTGTGCCGGGTGCGCCCCCGCACCCCGCTCCAGGGATTCTCCGAGAACCACTTTCCCAGAGAATTCT belongs to Bubalus bubalis isolate 160015118507 breed Murrah chromosome 1, NDDB_SH_1, whole genome shotgun sequence and includes:
- the LOC102407618 gene encoding schwannomin-interacting protein 1 isoform X1, translated to MDLGSDAGSSSSNSSRASSQSNSTKVTPCSECKSSSSPGGSLDLVSALEDYEEPFPVYQKKVIDEWAPEEDGEEKEEEDGRHERGYRDDRCPAREPGDVSAGTRSGGGRSSTTAMPPPVPNGNLHPQEPQDLRHNGNVVVAGRPSGSRAPRRAVQKPQPAGGRRGGRGPAARGLCLQPTDSGTCVPEEPPVPPMDWEALEKHLAGLQFREQEVRNQGQARTNSTSAQKNERESIRQKLALGSFFDDGPGIYTSCSKSGKPSLSSRLQSGMNLQICFVNDSGSDKDSDADDSKTETSLDTPLSPMSKQSSSYSDRDTTEEESESLDDMDFLTRQKKLQAEAKMALAMAKPMAKMQVEVEKQNRKKSPVADLLPHLPHISECLMKRSLKPTDLRDMTIGQLQVIVNDLHSQIESLNEELVQLLLIRDELHTEQDAMLVDIEDLTRVLRA